ACTAATGTATAGATTTTTATTCAACTTACCTGTTAAAAAAATTGCATTAGCTAGGTTTATAGGGTGTCTAAggttaaaagagaaaaaaaaaattctcaacttACAATTTGATTAAATCCATTTACCCATTTTAAATGTCTTGATTTATAGGAAAATACGATATATTTTGCTTTCAACAGGATTTATTAGGAGTAAAATAAACGTAGTTTTTTTTGGTCGCTATAATGAGTCTCTACTATTGTGTCAACATATTTTGAATCTAAAGAGTTTAATGggctatatattttatatatttaaattaataatattttgttttagCAAACATATATCTTAAAAGCACATGTTAagataattattaataattttttgtaaaaattttagtttaataaatatattctgAAAAcacttttttaattaatatttttaagtgACATAAGGATATAATATTACctaataaatttatttgagGAGTGCTAAGGATAGCAGAATTTATAATATTTAGCCATCAATTAACCATCAATTTTAGTCatcatcaatatttttaatggtatgAGATGACATTTAATGATATaggattaattatttttttatggttaactattgaccaaattttaacaaaaatactgGTTTCATAGACTTTCACAACccttaatataatatttattttaaaatatagttGACGACCTAGGAATTCAGCCCAACTTAATCCATTCGTGAGTATGAATTGtgttaaaagaataaaaattacTTAACCCAAATGTACTAATTAACTAAAATGAATAGATAAAGTCAAAAGACATTTTCCAATTCCATTCCATCCATGATCTAACCTATAAAAATTAGACGAAGAGTTACTATAGTTATTTTCATGTGAATTTGACAAATTAAAAgctattaaataataatttaattaaatatatcaaatcaTTTGTTCAATTAGTAACTTCTTCACATGAAGATAAAttatatttgagttttttttctataaaataataatgataaatgCATTATATATACCAATGGCATAACATAAACATAAAGACAAACCTGAATAAAATACTCCAGATTTTTCAGCAGAAGATCATGGTACCCATAGACATTATTTGCGTATTTAATCAACCTTGTTGGAAACAAATATGCATTGAACAACATATCATTAGTACCAACACCAACCACAAACACAGCTTTCTTTATCAAATTCCTAGTCTTAACTTCTCCAACCGATTTATTCAACCTCTTAAGAACATCCTCAAACAACTTAAATTGCGACATCAAATCCATAGCACTTGTTGCTTCAATTGTTTGTTTATCCAATCCAGATCCCCCAGAAGCAAAGGTAACACCCGTGAGCAAATCATGATCACTCAAATTAGGGTTTAGATATGGTGGCAATAAGTCCTTTAGGCCTAGGAATTGGACTATGTAATCGGTCGATAGCATACCGTTTGAGAATCGGCCGGTTGCCATGTGCTGTGGGAGGTCGCGGCCGTAGGGAAGGTGGTCGCCACGGAAGAGCGTTTTTATGTGGTTGTTATTGCCGCCGTCCAGAGTGGAGTCGCCGAAAGCAAAGACGGCGGAGGCGGAGACATTCTTAGAGGCAATGGTTGAGATTGGTAGAGAGATTTTGACTACTAAGGCaaagaaaaaagatataaaGAAAATGGAAGCCATATAGATATTGAATTGTGTATGTTATTAGGGTTTTGCATGAAAATGTGGTATGCTATGTGATTTATTATATAGTTTTAGAATATGAAAAGGTTCGTATGAACTTTTTAGAGATAGGTTGTCACCTTTTGGATTCATAGCTAGTTTTTAATAAGAAACACCCTAAAAGGTGGTTGCATGTCCAATTTCATTGGAAATTGGTGATTATTATTCTCAGCTAGCAATATAATTGAACTTTAATCTATACATTGTGTTTCATGCATATTTATGGCCAAGTGGAAGGCCATTCGTAATGGGTCAATCTACTAACGCTAAATATGTTTTTAGGCTCAACAAGAATTTGTGGAATTATTTagaaatcatttaaaaaaatatatagaaaaactCGAACTTATATTGcctaaaagaaaaatgctaggggttataaaaatttattatttttaattattatttatctattaattcaatttttttagtctaataatttaataatatattttatcctaTGCTTTTAAATACTAATGGCTAACTCAtagctaaaaataataaattctaatgaCACTCTAACATTCCTCTTTTAAAATATGTTGAGAATTTTACCACCTCTGCCTGATTTCCTTTATCTTTCTTCATGCAataattatttagaataaaTACCTAGATTAgtttttaaagaattttaaattgtacattttttattatttactatGAGTCTTCAACTATGATCCACCGACACCGATATTAATATGGATATGGAATACAATATAATACAGgatatgtaacaccctaattatcCTAAACCTTATCTCATGCCGTAAAGTAAAGGTTAATCAAAAGTTACAACAAATCTAAGgcgcatatatatatatatatatatagagagagagaaaggatatatatatatatatatatatatatatatatatatatatatatatatatgtatatagagagagagagaaaggaatattaattctagaagcccgatgaaggaaTAAGCTAAAAAACATAGTTATAAAAGCGTGAAATATTCACACAAAGCTACAAACTTAAGGCACAAGATAAAGGAACAAGATAACAAAATATAAGTATACAAGAGGATATAATAGTCATAAGGAACTAGTCGCATCCCGCGGAGTTTAAGCAGACGAATATATA
This sequence is a window from Arachis stenosperma cultivar V10309 chromosome 10, arast.V10309.gnm1.PFL2, whole genome shotgun sequence. Protein-coding genes within it:
- the LOC130956881 gene encoding GDSL esterase/lipase At2g40250-like, which produces MASIFFISFFFALVVKISLPISTIASKNVSASAVFAFGDSTLDGGNNNHIKTLFRGDHLPYGRDLPQHMATGRFSNGMLSTDYIVQFLGLKDLLPPYLNPNLSDHDLLTGVTFASGGSGLDKQTIEATSAMDLMSQFKLFEDVLKRLNKSVGEVKTRNLIKKAVFVVGVGTNDMLFNAYLFPTRLIKYANNVYGYHDLLLKNLEYFIQKLYGRGARRIIVTGLPPMGCLPLMVTINSFLPGPNWLKRLCNPKQNQQCEAYNTKLSSKIHSLEATLKGSKIAFFDIYSPLLDMVQSPLKYAFEETMKGCCGTGQWEMGPVCNVLDLTCVNASKFLFWDAIHPTQSGYWFLAQYGIQNVLPYVTS